One region of Streptomyces subrutilus genomic DNA includes:
- a CDS encoding DUF2017 domain-containing protein → MGGTFQPLKGGGAAIALDEIEISILRSLAVQLLELIGPGEPEPAEDADPLAALFASDGPTEPPADPALARLFPDAYGGPGGPGPEEDAEELRARSAEFRRFTENDLRTRKREDVLAVVHSLNRLTPAGDGAAVLELSGELPLRWLGALNDLRLTIAARLDITEDDESAVLFRLPDDDPRKPMVMAYLWLGGLQETLIETL, encoded by the coding sequence ATGGGCGGCACGTTCCAGCCCCTGAAGGGCGGCGGCGCCGCCATCGCGCTCGACGAGATCGAGATCTCCATCCTGCGCTCCCTGGCCGTCCAGCTGCTCGAGCTGATCGGCCCCGGCGAGCCCGAGCCCGCCGAGGACGCCGACCCGCTGGCCGCGCTGTTCGCCTCCGACGGCCCCACCGAGCCCCCGGCGGACCCGGCCCTGGCCCGGCTCTTCCCCGACGCCTACGGCGGCCCGGGCGGCCCCGGGCCCGAGGAGGACGCCGAGGAGCTGCGCGCCCGCTCGGCGGAGTTCCGCCGCTTCACCGAGAACGACCTGCGCACCCGCAAGCGGGAGGACGTCCTGGCCGTCGTCCACAGCCTGAACCGGCTCACCCCGGCCGGCGACGGGGCGGCGGTGCTCGAGCTGAGCGGGGAGCTGCCGCTGCGCTGGCTCGGCGCGCTCAACGACCTGCGCCTGACCATCGCGGCCCGCCTGGACATCACCGAGGACGACGAGAGCGCGGTGCTGTTCCGGCTGCCGGACGACGATCCGCGCAAGCCGATGGTGATGGCCTACCTGTGGCTCGGCGGTCTCCAGGAGACGCTCATCGAAACCCTCTGA
- the clpS gene encoding ATP-dependent Clp protease adapter ClpS codes for MGQVSVAPIEIERTESAEETFAVPEPDVPWVTLVHNDPVNLMSYVAYVFQAYFGYSKDVAHKLMLDVHHKGRAVVSSGTREEMERDVQAMHGYGLWATLSQDRN; via the coding sequence ATGGGACAAGTGAGTGTTGCTCCCATTGAGATCGAACGCACCGAGTCGGCCGAAGAGACCTTCGCGGTCCCTGAACCCGACGTCCCCTGGGTGACCCTGGTGCACAACGACCCGGTCAACCTCATGAGCTACGTGGCCTACGTGTTCCAGGCGTACTTCGGCTACTCGAAGGACGTGGCGCACAAGCTGATGCTCGACGTCCACCACAAGGGGCGGGCCGTCGTGTCGAGCGGCACCCGCGAGGAAATGGAGCGCGACGTGCAGGCCATGCACGGCTACGGCCTGTGGGCGACCCTCTCCCAGGACCGCAACTGA
- a CDS encoding nicotinate phosphoribosyltransferase, with product MNPADLGLPVDVPSTALFTDHYELTMLQAALANGTADRRSVFEVFTRRLPEGRRYGVVGGTGRVLDAVENFRFDGAVLDFLRERAVVDMRTLDWLASYRFSGDIWGYPEGEVYFPGSPLLRVEGSFAECVLLETVVLSILNHDSAIAAAASRMSSAAGERPLIEMGARRTHELAAVAASRAAYVGGFTSTSDLAAGFRYGIPTVGTSAHAFTLLHDSERDAFTAQVASLGSGTTLLVDTYDVAEAVRTAVEVAGTGLGAVRIDSGDLLLVAHRVRQQLDELGAAQTRIVVTSDLDEYAIASLAAAPVDAYGVGTQLVTGSGHPTCSMVYKLVARAASADPKAPLVPVAKKSMGGKASIGGRKWAARRLDAEGVAEAEVVGTGPVPSGLADTQLLVQLVKAGEVVAREPLEAARDRHRAARAGLPLSATQLSRGEAVIPTEYA from the coding sequence ATGAACCCTGCGGACCTGGGCCTGCCGGTGGACGTGCCGTCGACAGCGCTCTTCACGGACCATTACGAGCTGACGATGCTGCAGGCCGCCCTGGCGAACGGCACCGCCGACCGCCGCTCGGTCTTCGAGGTGTTCACCCGGCGGCTGCCGGAGGGACGCCGTTACGGCGTGGTCGGCGGAACCGGCCGGGTGCTCGACGCGGTGGAGAACTTCCGCTTCGACGGCGCGGTGCTGGACTTCCTGCGCGAGCGGGCCGTCGTCGACATGCGGACCCTGGACTGGCTGGCCTCGTACCGCTTCTCCGGCGACATCTGGGGCTACCCGGAGGGCGAGGTCTACTTCCCCGGCTCCCCGCTCCTGCGCGTCGAGGGCAGCTTCGCCGAGTGCGTGCTGCTGGAGACCGTGGTCCTGTCGATCCTGAACCACGACTCGGCGATCGCCGCGGCCGCCTCCCGGATGTCCTCGGCGGCCGGCGAGCGGCCGCTGATCGAGATGGGCGCCCGGCGCACGCACGAGCTGGCCGCCGTGGCCGCGTCGCGCGCCGCGTACGTGGGCGGCTTCACCTCCACCTCGGACCTGGCCGCCGGGTTCCGGTACGGCATCCCGACGGTCGGCACGAGCGCCCACGCCTTCACCCTGCTCCACGACAGCGAGCGGGACGCCTTCACGGCGCAGGTGGCCTCGCTGGGCAGCGGGACCACCCTGCTGGTGGACACGTACGACGTCGCCGAAGCGGTACGGACGGCCGTGGAGGTCGCCGGGACCGGCCTGGGCGCCGTCCGGATCGACTCGGGCGACCTGCTGCTGGTGGCCCACCGGGTGCGGCAGCAGCTGGACGAGCTGGGGGCCGCGCAGACCAGGATCGTGGTCACCTCGGACCTGGACGAGTACGCCATCGCCTCGCTGGCGGCGGCGCCGGTGGACGCGTACGGGGTGGGCACCCAGCTGGTGACGGGCAGCGGGCACCCGACGTGCTCGATGGTCTACAAGCTGGTGGCGCGGGCGGCCTCGGCGGACCCGAAGGCGCCGCTGGTGCCGGTGGCGAAGAAGTCCATGGGCGGCAAGGCCTCCATCGGCGGCCGCAAGTGGGCGGCCCGCCGCCTGGACGCGGAGGGTGTGGCCGAGGCGGAGGTCGTCGGGACCGGTCCGGTGCCGTCGGGGCTGGCGGACACACAGCTGCTGGTGCAGCTGGTCAAGGCCGGTGAGGTCGTCGCCCGTGAGCCGCTGGAGGCCGCGCGCGACCGCCACCGCGCCGCCCGGGCGGGGCTGCCGCTGTCGGCGACGCAGCTCTCGCGGGGCGAGGCCGTGATCCCGACGGAGTACGCGTAG
- a CDS encoding nicotinamidase, translating to MHRALIVVDVQNDFCEGGSLAVTGGADVAAAITELIGQSTAGYRHVVATRDHHVDPGGHFAHPPAEPDYETSWPVHCVAGTEGVGFHPNFAPAVASGAVAAVFDKGAYEAAYSGFEGADENGTDLAGWLRERHVTEVDVVGIATDHCVRATALDAARAGFATRVLLDLTAAVAPHTTARALEELRTAGVTLVGG from the coding sequence ATGCACCGCGCACTGATCGTCGTCGACGTACAGAACGACTTCTGCGAGGGCGGCAGCCTCGCGGTCACCGGCGGAGCCGACGTCGCCGCCGCCATCACCGAGCTCATCGGGCAGTCCACCGCGGGCTACCGGCACGTGGTCGCCACCCGGGACCACCACGTCGATCCGGGCGGCCACTTCGCGCACCCCCCGGCCGAGCCGGACTACGAGACCTCCTGGCCCGTCCACTGCGTCGCCGGAACCGAGGGCGTCGGATTCCACCCGAACTTCGCCCCCGCCGTCGCCTCCGGCGCGGTCGCCGCCGTCTTCGACAAGGGGGCGTACGAGGCCGCGTACAGCGGGTTCGAGGGGGCCGACGAGAACGGGACGGACCTCGCCGGCTGGCTGCGGGAGCGGCACGTCACCGAGGTGGACGTGGTCGGCATCGCCACCGACCACTGCGTCCGGGCCACCGCCCTCGACGCCGCCCGCGCCGGCTTCGCCACCCGCGTCCTGCTGGACCTGACGGCCGCCGTGGCCCCGCACACCACCGCCCGCGCCCTGGAGGAGCTCCGGACCGCCGGAGTCACCCTCGTCGGCGGCTAG
- a CDS encoding immune inhibitor A domain-containing protein → MAACATSATFFTVASAQADDKGPTAPAADRQDPTAPAKVVEHNLKGPFSEQQAQQRKAALDQVLTGKKDVEQRGASKVVKLDDKKYVELGREKTDKIFTILVEFGDQVDNETMHDPDGPGPKPAVPKYGGTPGPLHNTIAQPDRANDNSTAWRKDFSREYFQELYFATGEGKHSLKTYYEKTSSGRYSVEGEVSDWVKVPYNEGRYGSNYCGQSNCSNVWDTVKDGVLAWTEAQKKAGKTDAQIKAQLAQYDQWDRYDFDNDGNFNEADGYIDHFQIVHAGEDESAGGGVQGTTALWAHRWYAYGTSAGKTGPENNKAGGTQIGDTGIWVGDYTMQPENGGLGVFAHEYGHDLGLPDLYDTSGGGENSVGFWSLMSAGSWLGTGKDSIGDLPGDMTAWDKLQLGWLNYDTAKAATKSTHKLGVAEYNTKDKQALVVELPKKQVKTDVVAPAEGAAQWWSNMGDDLKNTLTRSVDLTGKTSAALSLKGWWDIEAEYDYLYTEVSTDGGANWTALAGTADGTALPVDAAGNPSLTGVSGAWKSLNFPLDAYAGKKIDLRFRYQTDGGAGGKGFTADAVTLTADGSALFTDGAENGDNGWTGKGFSRIGAGFTKEYAQYYLAENRRYVSYDSTLKVGPYNFGFGNTRPDWVEHYPYQDGLLIWQWDTSQKDNNTSQHPGQGLILPVDANAKPMKWADGTLLRNKIQPYDATFSAYSTDAFTLHKNGESLFLKPKPAQLVFDDRKGKYYYDENPTGSVKVTDTNTKIKILKETYDGEVMTVEVGPSSK, encoded by the coding sequence ATGGCCGCCTGCGCCACCAGCGCCACCTTCTTCACCGTCGCCTCGGCCCAGGCCGACGACAAGGGCCCGACCGCCCCGGCGGCGGACCGGCAGGACCCGACCGCTCCGGCCAAGGTGGTCGAGCACAACCTCAAGGGCCCGTTCAGCGAGCAGCAGGCGCAGCAGCGCAAGGCCGCGCTGGACCAGGTGCTGACGGGCAAGAAGGACGTCGAGCAGCGCGGCGCCTCCAAGGTCGTCAAGCTCGACGACAAGAAGTACGTCGAGCTCGGCCGCGAGAAGACCGACAAGATCTTCACGATCCTCGTCGAGTTCGGCGACCAGGTCGACAACGAGACCATGCACGACCCGGACGGCCCGGGCCCCAAGCCCGCCGTCCCGAAGTACGGGGGCACCCCCGGTCCGCTGCACAACACGATCGCGCAGCCGGACCGCGCCAACGACAACTCGACCGCCTGGCGCAAGGACTTCAGCCGCGAGTACTTCCAGGAGCTGTACTTCGCCACGGGTGAGGGCAAGCACTCGCTGAAGACCTACTACGAGAAGACCTCCTCGGGCCGCTACTCGGTCGAGGGCGAGGTCTCCGACTGGGTCAAGGTCCCGTACAACGAGGGCCGTTACGGCTCCAACTACTGCGGCCAGTCGAACTGCTCCAACGTGTGGGACACCGTCAAGGACGGCGTCCTCGCGTGGACGGAGGCCCAGAAGAAGGCCGGCAAGACCGACGCGCAGATCAAGGCGCAGCTGGCCCAGTACGACCAGTGGGACCGCTACGACTTCGACAACGACGGCAACTTCAACGAGGCCGACGGCTACATCGACCACTTCCAGATCGTCCACGCGGGCGAGGACGAGTCGGCCGGCGGCGGCGTGCAGGGCACGACCGCGCTGTGGGCGCACCGCTGGTACGCGTACGGCACCAGCGCGGGCAAGACCGGCCCGGAGAACAACAAGGCCGGCGGCACGCAGATCGGTGACACCGGCATCTGGGTCGGCGACTACACGATGCAGCCGGAGAACGGCGGCCTCGGCGTCTTCGCGCACGAGTACGGCCACGACCTCGGCCTGCCGGACCTCTACGACACCTCCGGTGGCGGCGAGAACTCCGTCGGCTTCTGGTCCCTGATGTCGGCCGGTTCCTGGCTCGGCACCGGCAAGGACTCCATAGGCGACCTCCCGGGCGACATGACGGCCTGGGACAAGCTCCAGCTCGGCTGGCTGAACTACGACACGGCCAAGGCCGCGACGAAGTCCACCCACAAGCTGGGCGTGGCGGAGTACAACACGAAGGACAAGCAGGCGCTGGTCGTCGAGCTGCCGAAGAAGCAGGTCAAGACCGATGTCGTCGCTCCCGCCGAGGGCGCAGCCCAGTGGTGGAGCAACATGGGTGACGACCTCAAGAACACCCTGACCCGCTCCGTGGACCTGACGGGCAAGACGTCCGCCGCGCTGTCCCTCAAGGGCTGGTGGGACATCGAGGCCGAGTACGACTACCTCTACACGGAGGTGTCGACCGACGGCGGCGCCAACTGGACCGCCCTCGCGGGTACGGCCGACGGCACGGCCCTTCCGGTCGACGCGGCCGGCAACCCGTCGCTGACCGGTGTCTCGGGTGCCTGGAAGTCGCTGAACTTCCCGCTCGACGCCTACGCGGGCAAGAAGATCGACCTCCGCTTCCGCTACCAGACGGACGGCGGCGCGGGCGGCAAGGGCTTCACGGCCGACGCCGTCACCCTGACCGCGGACGGCTCCGCGCTGTTCACCGACGGCGCCGAGAACGGCGACAACGGCTGGACCGGCAAGGGCTTCTCGCGCATCGGCGCCGGCTTCACCAAGGAGTACGCGCAGTACTACCTGGCCGAGAACCGCCGCTACGTCTCGTACGACTCCACCCTCAAGGTGGGCCCGTACAACTTCGGCTTCGGCAACACCCGTCCGGACTGGGTCGAGCACTACCCGTACCAGGACGGTCTGCTGATCTGGCAGTGGGACACCTCCCAGAAGGACAACAACACCAGCCAGCACCCGGGCCAGGGTCTGATCCTGCCGGTCGACGCCAACGCCAAGCCCATGAAGTGGGCGGACGGCACCCTGCTGCGCAACAAGATCCAGCCGTACGACGCCACATTCAGCGCGTACTCGACGGACGCGTTCACGCTGCACAAGAACGGCGAGTCGCTCTTCCTGAAGCCGAAGCCGGCGCAGCTGGTCTTCGACGACCGCAAGGGCAAGTACTACTACGACGAGAACCCGACCGGATCGGTGAAGGTCACTGACACCAACACCAAGATCAAGATCCTGAAGGAGACCTACGACGGTGAGGTCATGACCGTCGAGGTTGGCCCCTCCTCGAAGTAA
- a CDS encoding RDD family protein — protein MSTDQPPPGERPEDDPFLKKPQEPTPPSGGSPYGSPPPGAPPPGGTGGAGYPPPPPPYGGGGDPYGGSGGYGMPDPLAGMPPLADFGRRLAARIIDVVIIAVPLFLIQLAFGTKRYTVETNQGEDISEVITRSYSGSGLIMTLISIAAYLGYDWWFTKKNGQTIGKKAMGLRVAMLNDGSVPQSGPALARAAVLWLPTLICCFCLWPIALAISILVDKPYKQGLHDKVGKTVVVQSTT, from the coding sequence ATGAGTACCGACCAGCCGCCGCCGGGCGAACGCCCCGAGGACGACCCGTTCCTCAAGAAGCCCCAGGAACCGACGCCTCCGTCGGGCGGTTCGCCGTACGGCTCCCCGCCCCCCGGTGCCCCGCCCCCCGGCGGCACGGGCGGCGCCGGATACCCGCCCCCACCGCCCCCGTACGGCGGTGGCGGCGACCCCTACGGCGGAAGCGGCGGCTACGGCATGCCCGATCCGCTCGCGGGGATGCCCCCGCTCGCCGACTTCGGCAGGCGGCTCGCCGCCCGCATCATCGACGTGGTCATCATCGCCGTGCCGCTGTTCCTCATCCAGCTGGCCTTCGGCACCAAGCGGTACACGGTCGAGACGAACCAGGGCGAGGACATCAGCGAGGTCATCACCCGGTCCTACAGCGGCAGCGGCCTGATCATGACGCTGATCTCGATCGCCGCCTACCTCGGCTACGACTGGTGGTTCACCAAGAAGAACGGCCAGACCATCGGCAAGAAGGCGATGGGCCTGCGCGTCGCGATGCTCAACGACGGCAGTGTCCCGCAGTCCGGTCCGGCCCTCGCCCGTGCCGCCGTGCTCTGGCTGCCGACGCTGATCTGCTGCTTCTGCCTGTGGCCGATCGCGCTGGCGATCTCGATCCTGGTGGACAAGCCGTACAAGCAGGGCCTCCACGACAAGGTCGGCAAGACGGTGGTCGTGCAGTCCACCACCTAG
- a CDS encoding RDD family protein, translating to MTASPGDGEHAAREGYYPDPSIPGYVRYWNGAAWVPGTSRPAPAAAVEETGPVFLDQTSATEAVAEPVAEPVAEQVAEQAGGQAVWQADPLHQAGFGGPRDRRVSWGSPAEPEREPDPRPAPEPEGPAPAEGRAPAAGISLARTPSAAAGILSARSPAAARAAAPAPAWPDAPGGSGGSRGSGLTSSWPETAPAAPEPPSAAARPPRPAGTRPSIPSTRAAAPPEPRTPYAAPPAEAFDSRREATPEPWTTPGEPAQTPAAHRESAAPHREPDGRRPRGEVAEAPAPRREAPAEAWPPPRDHEAPEPRRVAPTRPWTPPQEPAEAPPRREDAAHAPTPRRGPSPEAWSPRRDGEGKAPESRREAPSQPWTPPREAPEARSRREDAAGAPAPRRDAAPGGWSPRGEAGEAPAHREPDARGEAASDGRRPRGDAAEATAHRREADGPRREATERREATDHREARERREPTPRDVFERMAERAVRPAGLMRRGVARAVDCLVLAAVAAAAARPLVPAATAHVQAKVDAARASGRTTTVWLLDGTIAGHLGLVLGAVFLFGVFYEALPTARWGRTPGKKLLGVRVLAAATLRPPTVGAALRRWLVYALLGLPGSLWCLGDRPRRRALHDRAAGTYVAR from the coding sequence TTGACGGCCTCCCCTGGTGACGGCGAGCACGCGGCCCGCGAGGGCTACTACCCCGATCCGTCCATCCCCGGGTACGTCCGGTACTGGAACGGCGCCGCCTGGGTTCCGGGTACGAGCCGGCCTGCCCCGGCGGCGGCCGTGGAGGAGACGGGGCCGGTGTTCCTGGACCAGACCTCGGCTACGGAGGCCGTCGCGGAGCCGGTGGCCGAGCCGGTGGCCGAGCAGGTGGCCGAGCAGGCCGGCGGGCAGGCGGTGTGGCAGGCCGATCCGCTCCACCAGGCCGGCTTCGGCGGGCCGCGCGACCGCCGGGTGTCGTGGGGCAGCCCGGCGGAGCCCGAGCGGGAGCCCGACCCGCGGCCGGCGCCCGAACCCGAGGGGCCGGCCCCGGCGGAGGGCAGGGCCCCGGCCGCCGGGATCTCCCTCGCCCGTACGCCGTCCGCCGCGGCCGGGATCCTGTCGGCCCGCTCCCCGGCGGCGGCCCGGGCGGCGGCCCCGGCCCCCGCGTGGCCCGACGCGCCCGGGGGGTCCGGCGGGTCCAGGGGTTCCGGCCTGACCTCCTCGTGGCCCGAGACGGCCCCGGCGGCCCCGGAGCCCCCGTCCGCCGCGGCCCGGCCGCCCCGTCCGGCAGGCACGCGCCCCTCGATCCCGTCGACCAGAGCCGCGGCCCCGCCCGAGCCCCGCACCCCGTACGCCGCCCCCCCGGCAGAAGCCTTCGATTCCCGCCGCGAGGCCACCCCCGAGCCCTGGACCACCCCCGGCGAGCCCGCCCAAACCCCGGCAGCGCACCGGGAGTCGGCCGCGCCCCACCGCGAGCCCGACGGCCGGCGGCCACGCGGAGAAGTCGCCGAAGCACCCGCCCCCCGACGAGAAGCACCCGCCGAGGCCTGGCCGCCGCCCCGGGACCACGAGGCTCCCGAGCCGCGCCGAGTGGCCCCCACCCGGCCCTGGACACCGCCCCAGGAGCCCGCCGAGGCCCCGCCCCGGCGCGAGGACGCCGCCCACGCCCCGACTCCCCGGCGCGGGCCCTCTCCCGAGGCCTGGTCCCCGCGCCGGGACGGCGAGGGCAAGGCTCCGGAGTCCCGCCGGGAGGCCCCCTCCCAGCCGTGGACCCCGCCCCGGGAGGCCCCCGAGGCCCGATCCCGGCGCGAGGACGCGGCCGGAGCCCCGGCGCCCCGCCGGGACGCCGCCCCGGGCGGCTGGAGCCCGCGCGGGGAGGCCGGCGAAGCCCCCGCCCACCGGGAGCCTGACGCCCGCGGCGAGGCCGCCTCCGACGGCCGGCGCCCGCGCGGGGACGCCGCCGAAGCCACCGCCCACCGCCGTGAGGCGGACGGACCCCGCCGGGAGGCCACGGAGCGCCGGGAGGCCACAGACCACCGGGAGGCCAGGGAGCGCCGGGAGCCGACCCCCCGGGACGTGTTCGAGCGGATGGCCGAGCGGGCCGTGCGGCCCGCCGGGCTGATGCGGCGGGGCGTGGCCCGGGCCGTGGACTGCCTGGTCCTCGCGGCCGTCGCGGCGGCCGCCGCCCGGCCCCTGGTCCCCGCCGCCACCGCCCACGTCCAGGCCAAGGTCGACGCCGCCCGGGCGAGCGGCCGCACCACCACCGTCTGGCTGCTCGACGGCACCATCGCCGGCCACCTCGGCCTGGTCCTCGGCGCGGTGTTCCTGTTCGGGGTTTTCTACGAGGCCCTGCCCACCGCCCGTTGGGGCCGCACCCCGGGCAAGAAGCTGCTCGGCGTGCGGGTGCTCGCCGCCGCGACCCTGCGCCCGCCCACCGTCGGCGCGGCCCTGCGCCGCTGGCTGGTGTACGCCCTCCTCGGCCTCCCCGGCAGCCTCTGGTGCCTCGGGGACCGCCCGCGGCGCCGGGCCCTGCACGACAGGGCGGCAGGGACGTACGTGGCCCGCTGA
- a CDS encoding SsgA family sporulation/cell division regulator codes for MHHPVIERELELKLVLSPERSVPVPARLLYLTEDPYAVHITFHTGSSAPVHWTFARELLVEGVFRPCGHGDVRIWPTKIDNRSVLCMALSSPDGDALLEAPSPSVSAWLERTLRVVPPGTEAERLGLDDALAELLTPTPADELWLRDPWPSDESADGDL; via the coding sequence ATGCACCACCCCGTCATCGAGCGCGAGCTGGAACTCAAGCTGGTCCTGTCCCCCGAGCGCAGCGTCCCCGTCCCCGCACGGCTCCTCTACCTCACCGAGGACCCGTACGCCGTCCACATCACCTTCCACACCGGCTCCAGCGCCCCGGTCCACTGGACCTTCGCCCGCGAGCTGCTGGTCGAAGGGGTGTTCCGACCGTGCGGCCACGGGGACGTCCGGATCTGGCCCACCAAGATCGACAACAGGTCGGTGCTCTGCATGGCGCTCAGCTCGCCCGACGGCGACGCCCTGCTGGAGGCCCCCTCCCCCTCCGTGTCCGCCTGGCTGGAGCGCACCTTGCGCGTCGTCCCACCGGGCACCGAGGCCGAGCGGCTCGGCCTGGACGACGCGCTGGCCGAGCTGTTGACCCCGACCCCCGCCGACGAGCTGTGGCTGCGCGACCCCTGGCCCTCGGACGAGTCCGCCGACGGGGACCTGTGA
- a CDS encoding FAD-binding oxidoreductase: MDDDLFARLRTSLLAGLPAEAVLTDPQVTDSYATDMAGFCAAGTPAAVVLPRTVEQVQHVMRTATALRVPVVPQGARTGLSGGANASDGCIVLSLVRMDRILEISVVDRIAVVEPGVVNAVLSRAVAAQGLYYPPDPSSWEQCTIGGNIGTASGGLCCVKYGVTAEYVLGLDVVLADGRLLSTGRRTAKGVAGYDLTRLFVGSEGSLGIVVRAVLALRPAPPRQLVLAAEFPSVAAACEAVCAVMEAGLTPSLLELMDRTTVRAVNALGKMGLPEATEALLLAAFDTPHAPGDLAAVGELCTAAGATAVVPAEDEAESELLLQARRMSFPALEALRPATMIDDVCVPRSRLAEMLDGTAAIARTHDLLIGVCAHAGDGNTHPIVCFDPAEEDETRRARASFGEIMALGLSLGGTITGEHGVGLLKKEWLARELGPVGLEMQRAVKAAFDPLGLLNPGKLF, from the coding sequence ATGGATGACGACCTCTTCGCACGTCTTCGTACGAGCCTGCTGGCAGGACTCCCCGCCGAGGCCGTGCTCACCGACCCGCAGGTGACCGACTCCTACGCCACCGACATGGCCGGCTTCTGCGCCGCGGGCACCCCCGCGGCCGTCGTTCTGCCCCGGACCGTCGAACAGGTCCAGCACGTCATGCGCACCGCCACCGCCCTACGCGTCCCCGTCGTCCCGCAGGGCGCCCGTACCGGCCTGTCGGGCGGGGCCAACGCCTCCGACGGCTGCATCGTGCTGTCCCTCGTCAGGATGGACCGGATCCTGGAGATCTCCGTCGTCGACCGGATCGCGGTCGTCGAACCGGGCGTGGTCAACGCCGTGCTCTCGCGGGCCGTCGCCGCACAGGGCCTGTACTACCCGCCCGACCCCTCCAGCTGGGAGCAGTGCACCATCGGCGGCAACATCGGCACCGCCTCCGGCGGGCTGTGCTGCGTCAAGTACGGGGTCACCGCCGAGTACGTGCTGGGCCTCGACGTGGTCCTGGCCGACGGGCGGCTGCTGAGCACGGGCCGGCGCACCGCCAAGGGCGTCGCCGGGTACGACCTCACCCGGCTCTTCGTGGGCTCCGAGGGCAGCCTCGGCATCGTCGTGCGGGCCGTGCTCGCGCTGCGGCCCGCGCCGCCCCGCCAGCTGGTGCTCGCCGCGGAGTTCCCCTCCGTCGCCGCCGCCTGCGAAGCCGTCTGCGCCGTCATGGAGGCCGGCCTGACCCCCTCGCTGCTGGAACTCATGGACCGCACGACCGTCAGGGCCGTCAACGCGCTCGGCAAGATGGGCCTGCCCGAGGCCACCGAGGCCCTGCTGCTCGCCGCCTTCGACACCCCGCACGCCCCCGGGGACCTCGCGGCCGTGGGAGAGCTGTGCACGGCCGCCGGGGCCACCGCCGTCGTGCCCGCCGAGGACGAGGCGGAGTCGGAACTGCTGCTCCAGGCCCGCCGGATGTCCTTTCCCGCGCTCGAGGCGCTCAGGCCCGCGACGATGATCGACGACGTGTGCGTACCGCGCTCGCGGCTCGCCGAGATGCTGGACGGGACGGCCGCGATCGCCCGTACGCACGACCTGCTCATCGGGGTCTGCGCGCACGCCGGCGACGGCAACACCCACCCGATCGTCTGCTTCGACCCCGCCGAGGAGGACGAGACGCGGCGGGCCCGCGCCTCCTTCGGCGAGATCATGGCGCTGGGGCTCTCACTCGGCGGGACCATCACCGGCGAGCACGGCGTGGGCCTGCTGAAGAAGGAATGGCTGGCCCGCGAACTCGGCCCGGTGGGGCTGGAGATGCAGCGGGCGGTCAAGGCCGCCTTCGACCCGCTGGGCCTGCTGAATCCGGGCAAGCTCTTCTGA